Genomic DNA from Gemmatimonadota bacterium:
AGGCCCGGAGCCGATCTCGGTACTCGTCGAGATCGACCTCGATGCGCGAAAGCCCACTCTTCATGGCGGCTTCGGCAACCGCGGGCGCGACGTGGAAGAGAACCCGGTGATCGAACGGCGTGGGGATCAGATAGTCGCGCCCGAAGCTGAGCTCCGAGCCGTCGTACGCGCCGCGCACAGTGTCGGGAACTTCCTCGCGCGCCAACGCGGCCAGGGCCTTGGTCGCGGCCAGCATCATCTCCTCGTTGATGCCCCTCGCGCGGACGTCCAGCGCACCCCGGAAGATGAACGGGAAGCCGAGCACGTTGTTGACCTGATTCGGATAGTCCGAGCGCCCGGTCGCCATAATCGCGTCGTCGCGCACCTCGGCCACCTCTTCGGGAAGGATCTCAGGATCCGGATTCGCGAGCGCGAAGATGATAGGGTCCTTCGCCATGGACAAGACCATCTCGGGCGTCATGATCCCCTTCACCGAGAGCCCGATGAAGACGTCCGCCCCTATCAGCGCCTCCTCGAGCGTGCGCGTCTCCGTGTGGATCGCGAAGGGTTCCTTGTACTCGTTCATCCCCGCTTCGCGACCCTCGTAGATCACGCCCTTGGAGTCCGTGATCAGGATGTTTTCCCGGGATACGCCCAGGCGCCGGAAGTGGCTGGCCGTGGAGAGGGCAGAGGCCCCGGCACCGCTGAACACGACCCGCACGCCATCGATCTTCTTGCCGGTGACCTCGAGCGCGTTGATGAGCGCCGCCCCGGCAATGATCGCGGTGCCATGCTGGTCGTCGTGGAAGACCGGGATGCCCATGGTCTCTTTGAGCGTGCGCTCGATGACGAAGCACTCCGGAGCCTTGATGTCTTCGAGGTTGATGCCACCCACTGTGGGCTCCAACAGCTCGCAGAAGCGGATGATTTCTTGGGGGTCTTCGGAGTCGACCTCGATGTCGAAGACGTCGATGCCGGCGAAGCGCTTGAAGAGGACTCCTTTGCCCTCCATTACCGGCTTGGCTGCGAGCGGCCCAATGTTGCCCAGGCCGAGCACGGCAGTGCCGTTGGAGACGACCGCAACCAAATTGCCCCGCGCCGTGTACTTGAAGACGTCGTCGGGATTCGCTTCGATCTCGCGACATGGCTCTGCGACGCCCGGCGAATACGCGAGCGAAAGGTCCCGCGCGGTCGCCACGGATTTCGTCGCCACGACCTCGATCTTCCCCGGACGCCCTTGCATGTGATAGTCGAGGGCCTCCTTGCGCCGATTCGGCATGCTTACCTTTACTCCTACTCCCGAATGTGGGGCCGGTGCTCCAATGAAGCGTAGAAGAGCCCGCGAAACCATGCAAACGACCGATGATCCCGGGAGCACCCAATCCCCACGAGCCCTGAGCCCGGCAACCGCACCGCCACACCCGCCCTGCGGGTCTTCATTCTTGGGGTGCTGGGCTGCACGGCGATCACAGCGTCGGTCCCGCAAGACGTGCTATCCCAGGTCACCGATTCCCCAACGGTGTGCGAAACCGGCCGGATCTCCAACATCTTCGTCGACAACCGCTCCATCTTCCAGCTCGACGACTTCCCCGGCTGGGCGCGCGGGTTCTTTGGGCTGGCGAACTCGCTTCACATCACGACGCGCGACAGCTTCATTTTGCGCGAAATCCTGTTCGCCGAAGGGGATTGCCTCGATCCGCTGCTGCTCGAGGAGTCGGCCCGAATTCTGAGGTCGTATCCGTTCATCTCGACGGCAGACGTCTTCCCGGTCGCTCAGCTCGACGGCACCTATCACGTGGTGATCGACACCCAGGACGAGTGGACGCTCCAGTTCGACCTGGGCGTATCGTTCGATCAGGGATTGCAGCTCGACCGCATGGATCTGACCGAGGAGAACCTTCTGGGACGCGGCGTGCTG
This window encodes:
- a CDS encoding NADP-dependent malic enzyme, translating into MPNRRKEALDYHMQGRPGKIEVVATKSVATARDLSLAYSPGVAEPCREIEANPDDVFKYTARGNLVAVVSNGTAVLGLGNIGPLAAKPVMEGKGVLFKRFAGIDVFDIEVDSEDPQEIIRFCELLEPTVGGINLEDIKAPECFVIERTLKETMGIPVFHDDQHGTAIIAGAALINALEVTGKKIDGVRVVFSGAGASALSTASHFRRLGVSRENILITDSKGVIYEGREAGMNEYKEPFAIHTETRTLEEALIGADVFIGLSVKGIMTPEMVLSMAKDPIIFALANPDPEILPEEVAEVRDDAIMATGRSDYPNQVNNVLGFPFIFRGALDVRARGINEEMMLAATKALAALAREEVPDTVRGAYDGSELSFGRDYLIPTPFDHRVLFHVAPAVAEAAMKSGLSRIEVDLDEYRDRLRASLGPGREVMRWMTTRARRKPARVVFPEGHNDTVIRAAAALVEDGVCRPVLLGRPPRLSEKAEMLGVSLDGVEIVYAADLEEKRIEFAETLFRRRARKGLTLAEAEWNLFKPIFFAASMVEVGEVDAMVAGIEANYGEILRPALQVVGPAEDAKRAAGLYMLAFPNRELLFFADTTVNIDPDAETLRDIALQTASFVRELGIRPRVAMVSFSNFGSAPHEESKRVSDAVDLVRASDPDLEIDGEMQADTAVDAIKLRDTYPFTRLKGPANVLIFPRLSAANAAYKLLDRLGGADVIGPVLLGMAKPVHILQRGCSVQSVVNLATVASVDWQARKNQI